In Aliiglaciecola sp. LCG003, a genomic segment contains:
- a CDS encoding 4a-hydroxytetrahydrobiopterin dehydratase, with the protein MAEKYTQQQIMDALLELNNGKSDEQKWQVNGAKLVKTYKFKSFIRAFGWMSQIAIWAEKLNHHPEWFNVYNKVDVVLTTHDVNGLSDLDFKLANKMDLFS; encoded by the coding sequence ATGGCAGAAAAATACACCCAACAGCAAATAATGGACGCACTACTTGAGCTTAATAATGGTAAAAGCGACGAGCAGAAGTGGCAAGTTAATGGTGCGAAACTGGTGAAGACGTATAAATTCAAAAGTTTTATCAGAGCATTTGGCTGGATGTCTCAAATTGCGATTTGGGCAGAAAAGCTTAACCACCACCCAGAATGGTTCAATGTATACAATAAGGTAGACGTTGTACTCACCACTCATGATGTGAATGGCCTAAGTGATTTGGACTTTAAACTGGCAAACAAAATGGATTTGTTTAGTTAA
- a CDS encoding cryptochrome/photolyase family protein yields the protein MHSLRLILGDQLSHSISSLADTDKSTDVILMCEVWDEATYVKHHKKKIAFIFSAMRHFAQELRAKGYQVHYTQLDDVDNTGSFSGEVTRAIERFAPTELIVTEPGEYRVLNDIKSWNCSVPVQIRADQRFLCSHQGFTDWAKGRKQLRMEYFYREMRKQYGILMNGREPEGGEWNYDNQNRKPPKNGLTIPPTFSSTPDPITQEVMALVEKHFSDHFGDLEPFHFAVTRQQALQALDKFIQQRLCNFGDYQDAMIQGEAWMYHSHLSFYINCGLLLPLECVKAAEQAYRCGNAPLNAVEGFVRQIIGWREYVRGIYWLKMPDYQSVNVLEAKRKLPALYWGAKTRMNCLSQCVKETKQNAYAHHIQRLMVLGTFALIAGLHPDEVNEWYMIVFADAYQWVELPNVSGMILFADGGLLASKPYAASGSYINKMSDYCKGCKYKVSKKIGPDACPFNYLYWDFLIRNQAKLRGNHRLAMIYQTLERMDKEKILAIQNDSQLFLRALGNNEGV from the coding sequence ATGCATAGTTTACGCCTCATTTTGGGTGACCAATTAAGTCACAGCATATCGAGTTTAGCCGACACGGATAAAAGCACAGATGTGATTTTAATGTGCGAAGTGTGGGATGAAGCAACTTATGTTAAACATCACAAAAAGAAAATCGCTTTTATCTTCTCAGCTATGCGGCATTTTGCCCAAGAGCTGCGAGCAAAAGGCTATCAGGTACATTACACCCAGCTTGATGATGTTGATAATACAGGTTCATTTTCTGGTGAAGTTACACGGGCTATCGAACGCTTTGCCCCCACAGAGCTAATAGTCACAGAGCCTGGGGAATACCGAGTACTGAATGACATCAAGTCTTGGAATTGCAGCGTTCCAGTGCAGATCCGTGCTGATCAGCGTTTTTTGTGCTCACATCAAGGCTTTACGGATTGGGCCAAGGGCCGTAAACAGCTGAGAATGGAATACTTTTATCGGGAGATGCGCAAACAATATGGCATCTTAATGAATGGCCGTGAGCCTGAAGGAGGTGAATGGAACTATGATAACCAAAACCGAAAACCGCCTAAAAACGGTCTCACTATCCCGCCAACCTTTAGCTCCACGCCAGACCCGATCACACAAGAGGTTATGGCCCTTGTAGAGAAACACTTTTCTGATCACTTTGGTGATCTAGAGCCCTTTCATTTCGCTGTGACAAGGCAACAGGCCTTGCAAGCGCTGGATAAATTTATCCAACAACGTTTGTGTAATTTTGGTGACTACCAAGATGCCATGATTCAGGGAGAAGCATGGATGTATCACAGTCATCTAAGCTTTTATATCAATTGTGGACTGCTACTTCCGCTGGAATGTGTAAAAGCGGCGGAACAAGCTTACCGGTGCGGTAATGCGCCGTTGAATGCAGTGGAGGGATTTGTTCGGCAGATCATTGGCTGGCGGGAATATGTACGGGGAATTTATTGGTTGAAAATGCCCGACTACCAATCAGTGAACGTGTTAGAAGCCAAACGTAAGCTGCCTGCGCTGTATTGGGGCGCTAAAACAAGAATGAACTGTCTTAGCCAATGTGTCAAAGAGACTAAGCAAAATGCCTATGCTCATCATATTCAACGACTTATGGTGCTTGGAACCTTTGCACTAATCGCTGGCCTACATCCAGATGAGGTAAATGAATGGTATATGATTGTTTTTGCCGATGCTTATCAGTGGGTGGAATTACCCAATGTAAGCGGCATGATTTTATTCGCTGATGGGGGTCTTTTGGCCTCGAAACCCTACGCAGCAAGCGGCTCCTACATAAATAAAATGTCGGATTACTGTAAAGGTTGTAAGTATAAGGTTAGCAAAAAAATCGGGCCAGATGCCTGCCCTTTTAATTACCTTTACTGGGATTTTTTAATCCGTAATCAAGCTAAACTGCGGGGAAATCATCGGCTAGCAATGATTTACCAAACGCTAGAACGTATGGACAAAGAAAAAATTCTGGCAATACAAAATGATAGCCAACTATTTTTACGAGCTTTAGGGAACAATGAAGGAGTGTGA
- a CDS encoding TonB-dependent receptor, with product MKLKTRVSAIAAIVSSQLLAIPQYAVAQEQEQDGNSEIELIMVTGSFVRRSENFESPSPLAVIDSVAIDAIGAKNIADITQTLTINSGSQNNPDAFTQNATAGTSNINLRGLGVASTLVLLNNRRQVVNAQPTNDGLNFVDTSSLVPMIAINRMEVVKDGASALYGSDAVAGVVNFITKRNYDGAMMSFDYQDGAHGDNKEYVIQGLWGADGEKSNVMAAVSYTNRSPLFISDRRLSRPQDDTSALGNPGSYFLTIPGVGTLPIIDPYGCEEFGGYPDLRAPSGTIPGLEIGLCGFDFGPYYSYVADESRTNIYAQATFEITDELTWTTEFGYARNRAERGGAPSFPILTSPIVPADHPQNPFGAPVAFFGRAEGNGFEGDPANTESDTFRFNTALQGEMDNGFWEISYTRAVNDFLFKVPDVLNTEFNLALNGLGGGQCNPLTGTPGEGDCEYFNPFANSFTTAPNSQYVVDSFTGEEVIDSRSDLEVFEGFASFEAFEMGSGMASVALGMQYREEKLSQDYDSLANQDSFTFVIGNPDFEGAIDVWAAFGELALPVTEDLDVQIALRYEDYGGVVGDTLDPKLAFSYRASEDLSFRGSISTSFRAPTVFLRNGGATSLQQLVDPVQAAQAFVAVRAEGNENLTPEKSKAYNLGFSFEPVDNLSIEVDYWSFEFKDLIIQENAQAILNSDPTNTDRVIRAGDPLTGPVLQINSTYVNANSLETSGLDFVSSYKIETDDAGTFTPSINATYITKYELADPQSDAVIDGAGRRNFTNIGVSSPELRMNLGFNWKKDAHAANIFIRYISGYDDDQNCSDGSLATGGVCSVGYYEVDSHVTVDAQYNLDLGAVLETDMKYVLSVGGINLMDEEPPQLFTNSGFDSKVHDPRGRQIYARLAVEF from the coding sequence ATGAAACTAAAGACACGCGTAAGTGCGATTGCAGCTATTGTATCGTCGCAGTTACTTGCTATACCCCAGTACGCGGTAGCTCAAGAACAAGAACAGGACGGTAATAGTGAGATAGAGCTCATTATGGTAACCGGTAGCTTCGTGCGCCGTTCTGAAAATTTTGAATCACCCTCTCCTCTAGCAGTAATAGATAGCGTAGCGATTGATGCTATCGGTGCGAAAAACATAGCAGATATTACCCAAACCCTGACGATTAATTCAGGCTCACAAAATAACCCAGATGCATTCACGCAAAATGCAACCGCTGGTACATCTAACATTAACTTACGCGGTTTGGGGGTTGCATCTACATTGGTGCTTCTAAACAACCGACGTCAGGTTGTGAATGCTCAACCTACCAATGATGGTCTAAATTTCGTTGATACCAGCTCCTTAGTTCCTATGATCGCTATCAATCGTATGGAAGTTGTTAAAGATGGTGCATCAGCATTGTATGGTTCTGATGCCGTTGCAGGTGTAGTTAACTTTATCACTAAACGCAATTATGACGGCGCGATGATGAGCTTTGATTACCAAGACGGTGCTCATGGCGATAACAAAGAATATGTCATTCAGGGCCTTTGGGGAGCAGATGGCGAGAAAAGTAATGTAATGGCTGCGGTTAGCTATACCAATCGCTCGCCCTTATTTATAAGTGATCGTCGCCTTAGTCGTCCACAAGATGACACTAGTGCTTTAGGTAACCCAGGTTCATACTTTCTAACGATTCCAGGGGTAGGTACATTGCCTATTATTGACCCTTATGGTTGTGAAGAGTTTGGTGGATATCCTGACTTAAGAGCACCAAGTGGGACTATACCGGGACTCGAAATTGGACTTTGTGGATTTGATTTTGGCCCCTACTATTCATATGTAGCAGATGAGTCGCGGACGAATATCTACGCCCAAGCGACTTTTGAAATTACCGATGAGTTAACTTGGACAACCGAGTTTGGCTATGCACGAAATCGTGCCGAACGCGGCGGTGCGCCTAGTTTTCCAATCTTGACCTCTCCAATCGTACCTGCTGATCATCCACAAAATCCGTTCGGTGCGCCTGTTGCATTTTTCGGACGGGCAGAAGGGAATGGTTTTGAGGGCGACCCAGCCAATACAGAATCAGATACTTTCCGCTTTAATACCGCCTTACAAGGTGAGATGGATAACGGATTTTGGGAAATTAGCTACACTCGTGCAGTGAATGACTTCCTATTTAAAGTGCCTGATGTGTTAAATACTGAGTTTAACCTAGCCTTAAACGGTTTAGGTGGCGGACAATGTAATCCATTAACAGGTACACCAGGTGAAGGGGATTGTGAATATTTCAATCCGTTTGCTAATTCATTTACGACTGCGCCAAATTCACAATATGTTGTTGACTCATTTACCGGTGAAGAAGTCATAGATTCAAGGTCCGATTTAGAAGTGTTCGAAGGCTTTGCCTCATTTGAAGCATTTGAAATGGGTAGTGGCATGGCGTCTGTTGCTTTAGGGATGCAATACCGAGAAGAGAAACTTTCACAAGATTATGATTCTCTTGCTAACCAAGACAGCTTTACCTTTGTTATAGGTAACCCTGATTTTGAAGGTGCTATCGATGTATGGGCGGCGTTTGGTGAGTTAGCATTGCCGGTCACTGAAGACTTGGATGTGCAAATTGCATTGCGTTACGAAGACTACGGCGGTGTAGTGGGTGATACCTTAGATCCGAAATTGGCGTTCTCGTATCGCGCAAGCGAAGATCTATCTTTCCGTGGCTCGATCTCAACGTCTTTCCGAGCACCGACGGTATTTTTGCGTAATGGTGGAGCAACATCGCTACAGCAATTGGTTGATCCTGTTCAAGCGGCTCAGGCATTTGTGGCCGTAAGAGCGGAGGGTAATGAAAACCTTACCCCTGAAAAATCGAAAGCTTACAACCTTGGATTCTCCTTTGAGCCCGTTGATAACCTATCAATTGAAGTAGATTATTGGAGCTTTGAGTTCAAAGACCTGATTATACAAGAAAATGCTCAGGCTATACTTAACAGTGATCCGACTAATACTGACCGAGTTATCCGTGCAGGTGATCCATTAACCGGACCTGTTCTGCAGATTAACAGTACCTACGTGAATGCGAATTCATTAGAAACTTCTGGTTTGGATTTTGTCAGTAGCTATAAAATTGAGACAGATGACGCGGGTACTTTTACGCCATCTATCAACGCGACTTACATTACTAAGTACGAGTTGGCTGATCCTCAGTCCGATGCCGTTATTGATGGTGCAGGCAGACGTAACTTTACTAACATTGGTGTATCGTCCCCTGAGCTTCGGATGAATCTTGGTTTTAATTGGAAGAAAGATGCCCATGCCGCTAACATTTTTATACGCTATATAAGTGGTTATGATGATGATCAAAACTGTAGTGATGGAAGCTTAGCTACTGGTGGTGTGTGTTCAGTGGGTTACTATGAGGTCGACAGCCATGTAACTGTCGATGCCCAATACAACCTAGACTTAGGTGCGGTACTTGAAACTGATATGAAATATGTTTTATCAGTGGGTGGTATCAACCTGATGGATGAAGAGCCTCCTCAACTGTTCACTAACAGTGGTTTTGATTCTAAAGTACACGATCCACGTGGCAGACAAATCTACGCGAGATTAGCAGTAGAGTTCTAA
- a CDS encoding transporter substrate-binding domain-containing protein, translated as MNIYSKSFSVFLCLIFADLAQSQDVGEVTTEKKIRCATTHYPPFAIFETPGHEVRGSDVTKLRKLAIDFNWNMKIDNVPWSRLKLMLGTSTYDCYFSLGDFPYRRELINYTDYPLHVSRYGLFYRKDFAPKNINNLGIVRGIRVPESMSLSMHLASANVSEFPSNEVLLGMLLKGRLDAFVTNSASGKYLLEQTGVENSVSVDTYDGYALPTFLVFSKHFSKEINLEEVNAWLKSNLN; from the coding sequence ATGAACATCTACTCAAAATCATTTTCTGTTTTTCTATGTTTGATCTTTGCAGATTTAGCACAATCACAGGACGTGGGGGAAGTTACTACCGAGAAAAAGATTAGGTGTGCCACCACGCATTATCCGCCTTTCGCTATCTTCGAGACACCGGGTCATGAGGTACGCGGTAGCGATGTGACAAAACTGCGTAAACTGGCTATCGATTTTAACTGGAATATGAAAATTGATAATGTCCCATGGAGCCGTCTTAAGTTGATGCTTGGCACCTCAACCTACGACTGTTATTTTTCTTTGGGGGATTTTCCCTATCGTCGAGAGCTAATCAATTACACCGACTATCCTCTGCATGTCAGCCGATATGGACTCTTCTACAGAAAAGATTTTGCACCGAAAAATATCAACAACCTGGGCATAGTTCGAGGTATTCGGGTTCCTGAATCAATGTCATTATCAATGCATTTAGCGAGTGCCAATGTGAGCGAATTCCCCAGTAATGAAGTCCTACTGGGTATGTTGTTAAAAGGACGTCTCGATGCCTTTGTGACAAATTCTGCTTCTGGTAAATATTTGTTGGAACAGACGGGAGTAGAAAATAGTGTATCTGTAGATACATATGATGGATATGCTTTACCTACATTTTTAGTGTTTAGTAAGCACTTTTCAAAAGAAATAAATCTGGAAGAGGTTAATGCCTGGTTGAAAAGCAACCTGAACTAA
- a CDS encoding NAD(P)-binding protein, whose amino-acid sequence MTKNIAIIGAGLTGLTLAESMKDYATISLFEKARGVAGRMSTRYADEYRFDHGAQFFTARSKGFKHFLQPFIEQRVVQEWTPKVMTLEHGKKYYKRDWFEPHYSGSPNMNSLCRAIATSHNVNLRTQIERLSQEAHGWYLIDSENLSHGPFDWVISTAPSPQAANLMPSEFSGHALIANTKMQGCYSLMLGFNHDLALNWQAAKVKNSPIEWISVNSSKPDRNPDYSLLVQTTNQWSEAHLEDEQGQVREVLLTELEKLLGRDMHDAAYQSLHRWRYANTLIDQNAEKGDGFFIDEKLQLGVCGDWCLQGQVESAFLSAHYLAESLKSKL is encoded by the coding sequence ATGACTAAAAATATTGCCATCATAGGTGCGGGTTTAACAGGCTTAACCCTTGCCGAAAGTATGAAAGATTATGCAACTATCTCTTTATTCGAGAAAGCCCGTGGGGTGGCCGGACGTATGTCTACCCGTTACGCTGACGAATACCGATTCGACCATGGGGCACAATTTTTCACTGCACGCTCAAAGGGTTTTAAGCACTTTTTACAACCCTTTATTGAACAAAGGGTTGTGCAAGAATGGACGCCCAAAGTGATGACCTTAGAGCATGGTAAAAAATATTATAAGCGTGACTGGTTTGAACCGCACTATAGCGGCTCGCCAAACATGAATTCCTTATGCCGTGCTATAGCCACTTCGCATAATGTTAACCTCAGAACCCAGATTGAGCGACTAAGCCAAGAAGCCCACGGCTGGTATTTAATCGATAGTGAAAATTTATCTCATGGCCCCTTTGATTGGGTGATCAGCACTGCGCCATCGCCACAGGCTGCCAATCTTATGCCCTCGGAGTTCTCCGGTCATGCACTAATAGCAAATACAAAAATGCAAGGTTGCTATAGCCTTATGTTGGGTTTCAACCATGACTTGGCCTTAAATTGGCAGGCCGCCAAGGTTAAAAACTCACCCATAGAATGGATCTCAGTCAACTCATCAAAACCCGATCGTAATCCAGACTATTCATTGCTTGTCCAAACAACCAATCAGTGGAGCGAGGCTCATCTAGAAGATGAGCAGGGCCAGGTCCGTGAGGTTTTACTTACTGAGTTAGAAAAGTTGTTAGGACGGGATATGCATGATGCCGCCTACCAAAGCCTGCATCGTTGGCGCTATGCCAATACTCTCATTGATCAGAATGCAGAAAAAGGAGACGGCTTTTTCATCGACGAAAAACTCCAGCTTGGGGTATGTGGTGATTGGTGTTTGCAAGGTCAGGTTGAGTCCGCTTTCTTAAGCGCGCATTACCTTGCTGAGTCGTTAAAAAGCAAGTTGTGA
- a CDS encoding efflux RND transporter permease subunit: MWVVKFALRQRYTIGALVLLLLLIGGRSMQQVSIDVLPSIDIPYVNVMWTYPGLSAKDMAAKISSFSEIAIMNNVDDVKQISSENGNGFSLIRVEFHPDAKLEMALTQITGVSQTILKRLPSGMTPPLVVNYTTSSVPILQLALSSSNMTQSQLYDYARLSLRRQIQSIPGLRLSLPFGGAPRQLMIDIDPLRLQAYGVTAQDVAQAIHQQNVTLPSGVLRQGKLEFTVSTNASPSDESEFADIPVKYTKSGLIQLRDVAQIRDGGAVATSMARVDGQAGVIVSVLKLGQASTVDIINEIKHRLPQIRKDTPQGLTITPIFDQSKFVLASRDAVLTEALLVAGLVAAVVLLFLGSLRSTVIVLISIPLALLTSVIGLTALGHTLNLMTLGGLGLAIGILVDNALVEIENINRNIDSGKSVRKAVIDSASQIVFPELVSTLSICIVLIPIFLLGGTSSYIFEPLALAVLLSMLASFILSRTLVPTLAFMLLPAERELRAIRTSPLQRFHHQIEEKLDRIIDRHTANIRKLMDYRGRILLLTLLLVAVTMVAAVSSLGKDYFPKSDAGAIRLHLRVGSGNRLEETAKKFANVQRLIREVIPVHELHTIVENIGPPDPINRTWINSMISASSEGELLIQLNPDHSPTEEYIRKIRQQLNIRYPTYDVLFRPADIISQTLNGTADSAIEINIKGRNIPENTQLASKLINELLSVDGAVDVMLGQIMAWPDLNISVDRIRAAQLGVSVTDISRAILVSLSSSASYFPNSWANNGISYIVAAQIPPHRLDSLNSLLNIPLKTFADDIVLLRNVVTVEERTQPAMFERQMLAPVVSILVNVEQRDLGGVYDDVVALTDKFSAELKLGNSISVDGQAKDMLNAYGELAAGMIIAALLVYLLMTINFQSWALPLVALSAMPLAITGALISLLVSQTPLSVSAFMGMIMVMGVTTANSVLVVSFARSEMLLKKSAKMAVIGALRTRFKPVIMTAIAMLMGMIPMALALGEGAEQNAPLARAVIGGLLLGTPATLTLVPLILSMRTKSLFNDAEESSLV; encoded by the coding sequence GTGTGGGTTGTTAAATTTGCTTTACGTCAACGTTATACCATTGGCGCTTTAGTTTTGTTGCTGTTGCTAATTGGTGGGCGTTCAATGCAACAGGTCTCGATTGATGTACTGCCGTCTATAGACATACCTTACGTAAATGTCATGTGGACCTATCCTGGGCTCAGTGCTAAAGACATGGCGGCAAAAATTTCTTCATTCAGTGAAATCGCCATCATGAATAATGTTGACGATGTTAAGCAAATATCTTCAGAAAACGGTAATGGTTTTTCCTTGATCCGGGTAGAATTTCATCCTGATGCAAAACTCGAAATGGCATTAACGCAGATTACAGGTGTGTCGCAAACCATATTAAAGCGCTTACCATCTGGCATGACACCACCATTGGTTGTGAATTACACCACCTCCAGTGTCCCAATCTTACAATTAGCCCTATCGTCATCCAATATGACTCAATCTCAATTGTACGACTATGCACGCTTGTCACTTAGACGTCAGATACAATCTATCCCTGGGCTACGTTTAAGTTTGCCGTTTGGAGGGGCACCGCGACAGTTAATGATAGATATAGACCCCCTTCGCTTGCAAGCCTATGGGGTTACGGCTCAAGATGTGGCCCAAGCCATCCATCAACAAAATGTAACTTTACCTTCTGGGGTTTTACGACAAGGGAAGTTGGAATTCACGGTTTCAACCAACGCCAGCCCTAGCGATGAGAGTGAGTTCGCGGACATTCCAGTGAAGTATACCAAAAGCGGTTTAATTCAATTGCGAGATGTAGCACAAATCCGCGATGGAGGAGCTGTCGCAACAAGTATGGCCAGAGTGGATGGGCAAGCCGGTGTCATCGTCTCCGTACTTAAACTAGGTCAAGCATCAACTGTTGATATCATCAATGAAATCAAGCACCGATTGCCACAGATCCGAAAAGACACACCACAGGGCTTAACGATTACTCCCATTTTTGATCAGTCTAAATTCGTGTTGGCATCTCGAGACGCTGTTCTTACCGAGGCGTTGCTGGTGGCCGGGCTAGTCGCAGCAGTCGTATTATTATTTTTGGGCAGTCTACGCAGTACTGTCATCGTTTTGATCTCTATTCCACTGGCATTATTAACGTCTGTAATTGGATTGACTGCATTGGGTCATACTCTCAATCTCATGACTCTCGGCGGACTGGGGTTGGCAATTGGTATTTTGGTCGATAATGCCCTAGTAGAAATTGAGAATATTAACCGTAATATTGACTCCGGCAAGTCTGTTAGAAAGGCCGTAATCGATAGTGCCAGCCAGATAGTATTTCCTGAACTCGTCTCTACTTTAAGTATTTGTATCGTGCTCATCCCTATTTTTTTACTGGGAGGGACAAGCTCGTATATATTTGAACCTTTAGCTTTGGCTGTGCTGTTATCCATGCTTGCCTCATTTATTCTGTCACGAACGCTGGTGCCTACGCTTGCATTTATGCTGTTGCCAGCAGAACGTGAGCTACGAGCAATCCGAACCTCACCGTTACAGCGATTTCATCATCAAATCGAAGAAAAGTTAGATCGTATCATTGACAGGCATACTGCAAATATACGAAAGCTAATGGACTACCGAGGTCGGATTCTACTGCTGACATTATTACTAGTCGCTGTGACCATGGTCGCTGCAGTATCTTCCTTAGGTAAGGATTATTTCCCTAAATCAGATGCGGGTGCTATTCGACTGCACTTGCGCGTGGGTAGTGGTAATCGGCTCGAGGAGACGGCCAAGAAATTTGCTAATGTCCAACGCCTAATTCGTGAAGTGATTCCGGTCCATGAACTTCACACTATTGTGGAGAACATCGGCCCACCAGATCCGATAAACAGAACCTGGATTAACTCAATGATCAGTGCCTCGTCCGAAGGTGAACTACTCATTCAACTGAATCCAGACCATTCACCAACCGAGGAGTACATTCGTAAAATAAGGCAGCAACTTAATATTCGATACCCAACATATGACGTTTTGTTTCGACCTGCAGATATTATCTCGCAAACCCTTAATGGCACGGCAGATTCTGCAATTGAAATTAATATTAAGGGTAGAAACATACCAGAAAATACTCAGCTCGCGAGCAAACTAATAAATGAATTGCTCTCTGTAGACGGCGCAGTCGATGTCATGCTTGGCCAAATTATGGCTTGGCCCGATTTAAATATCAGTGTAGATCGTATCCGTGCGGCACAGTTGGGGGTGAGCGTGACTGATATTAGTCGTGCGATTTTGGTCAGTTTGAGTTCAAGTGCATCGTATTTCCCTAATAGTTGGGCTAATAATGGTATCAGCTATATCGTTGCAGCACAGATCCCCCCTCACCGCTTAGATTCGTTAAATTCACTATTAAATATTCCGTTAAAAACTTTTGCTGATGACATTGTGTTACTACGAAATGTTGTAACGGTAGAGGAGCGTACCCAGCCAGCTATGTTTGAGCGGCAAATGCTCGCGCCTGTTGTGAGTATTTTAGTCAATGTTGAGCAACGGGATTTGGGAGGAGTTTATGATGACGTTGTTGCATTGACTGACAAATTTAGCGCCGAGCTGAAACTAGGAAATTCTATCTCAGTTGATGGTCAGGCGAAAGATATGCTGAATGCATATGGAGAACTGGCCGCAGGTATGATTATAGCCGCACTGCTTGTTTATCTACTCATGACAATCAATTTCCAATCCTGGGCGCTGCCACTAGTGGCACTCAGTGCAATGCCACTTGCTATTACCGGGGCACTTATTTCACTTCTTGTGTCGCAGACCCCTCTTAGTGTGTCTGCGTTTATGGGCATGATTATGGTTATGGGAGTGACCACTGCAAACAGTGTGTTGGTGGTCAGTTTCGCACGCAGTGAAATGTTGCTGAAAAAGTCAGCGAAAATGGCGGTAATAGGTGCCCTACGAACTCGTTTTAAACCGGTGATAATGACTGCGATAGCCATGCTAATGGGAATGATCCCTATGGCATTGGCATTAGGTGAAGGCGCTGAGCAGAATGCGCCATTAGCCAGAGCGGTTATTGGGGGGCTGCTTTTAGGAACCCCTGCAACTTTAACCCTAGTTCCGCTAATACTTAGTATGCGTACTAAATCTCTATTCAATGACGCTGAGGAAAGTTCCCTTGTTTAA
- a CDS encoding efflux RND transporter periplasmic adaptor subunit: MFNSHKKMRLKLYCFILLLTVSMHSLAGAREAGQKKIASTLRSQIQNIQTVSLEVAATGQIVNLPTLSLPMHSAKLFSRSSGFITAIFADIGDKVGKGELLAIIDNPQIMAQEKKILADINAAKAELELNQLNFQRAEQLIADNLISGSDRDRLRLQVAKTQASITGLEAQLEENLSHQTLLEIRAPFAGYIVAKGLEVGDLASADSSQNDRYFFEIANTQRLRLSIRVPKNELGNIVVGNEVFANFIGYQSVTAKGRIMRLSQFIDEKSGTMLVEAEIDNRDYKLPAGLRGTVAINTNSDAKTNPVWSAPLSAISYHEGHDAVIGISNGEIKFHKVEIISKSSNRVTLRGSLDHVDKVVLNPNAFLME; encoded by the coding sequence TTGTTTAATTCACATAAAAAAATGCGCCTAAAGCTATATTGTTTTATTCTATTATTGACAGTCAGTATGCACTCTTTGGCGGGCGCTCGAGAGGCTGGCCAGAAAAAAATTGCATCTACATTACGGTCACAAATACAGAATATACAAACAGTGAGTCTTGAAGTCGCTGCTACCGGACAAATAGTAAACCTTCCAACATTGTCGCTACCAATGCACTCTGCAAAATTATTCTCCAGATCCTCCGGATTTATCACCGCAATATTTGCTGATATAGGAGATAAAGTTGGCAAAGGCGAGTTATTGGCCATAATCGATAATCCGCAAATTATGGCTCAGGAAAAAAAAATTCTAGCTGATATAAACGCAGCAAAGGCCGAATTAGAACTTAACCAACTAAATTTCCAGCGAGCTGAGCAATTGATAGCGGATAATTTGATTAGTGGTTCAGATCGAGATCGATTGCGCCTCCAAGTCGCAAAGACGCAAGCCAGTATTACTGGTTTAGAAGCTCAATTGGAAGAAAATCTATCACATCAAACTTTGCTTGAGATCCGCGCGCCGTTTGCAGGCTATATAGTTGCAAAGGGTCTCGAGGTAGGTGATCTTGCTAGTGCAGATAGCTCACAAAACGACAGATACTTTTTTGAAATTGCCAATACCCAACGGCTACGTTTAAGCATTCGTGTCCCCAAAAATGAACTAGGAAACATAGTGGTAGGCAATGAGGTGTTTGCCAATTTCATTGGTTATCAGAGCGTCACTGCTAAGGGGCGTATTATGCGGTTGTCTCAGTTTATAGATGAAAAATCGGGAACTATGTTAGTGGAAGCTGAAATCGATAACCGTGACTATAAATTACCAGCGGGATTGCGCGGGACTGTTGCTATCAACACCAATTCAGATGCAAAGACTAATCCTGTTTGGAGCGCCCCACTTTCAGCTATCAGTTACCATGAAGGTCACGACGCGGTAATTGGCATTAGCAATGGAGAAATAAAATTCCATAAAGTTGAGATCATCTCCAAATCAAGCAACCGTGTCACATTACGGGGTAGTTTGGATCATGTTGATAAAGTGGTTTTGAATCCCAATGCGTTTTTGATGGAATAA